The DNA region aaaaaagaaaaaaaaagaatggcaatcaggttcttggtcacctctcggaacaaggcccttctcccgattgctcagtttggccgggcggccagctctaggaagtgtctttgagtttccaaacttcttccatttaagaatgatggaggccactgttcttggggaccttcaataatgcagaaatgttttggtacccttccccagatctgtgcctcgacacaatcctgtctcggagctctatggacaattcctttgacatcatggcttggtttttgctctgacatgcagtgtcaaatcaaattgtcacatgcaccgaatacaaccagtgtagaccttaccgtgggACCTCcttatatagtcaggtgtgtgcctttccatatcatgtccaatcaattgaatttaccaaaaggtggactccaagttgtagaaacatcaagaataatcaatggaaacacacatgagctcaatttcgagtctcatagcaaaggatctgaatgtTTTTGGAAATAAGATatctatttttaatacatttgcaaacatttctaaaaacctgttttcactttgtcattatggaaatCCAttctaaaataaggctgtaatgtaacaaaatgtggaagaagtcaaggggtcgggaattttttcagaatgcactgtacttaTAAAAATGTTGTAGCAAACAGCACTGATATACTACCACAGCTTTACGGTCAGATTGAATTTAGGCCTTAGTCTATCAGATCAAGCATTAACTGGCAATAGCAGACACCTGCATAGCGGATGTCTTGGCGTTGTCAGAGGTGGAACTGCATTGGCTCAGTCAAAAtcagtgagcagctgctcttgcagTCATTGTCTCAAAGCCACACCCCCGTTAGAAGATCAGCACGAGAAAGtataggctatatagaaataattacAATCTAATTGAAAAATCTGTAAATAATACagatttctatcagcctaatctAGGTGTATATTACATATCAACTTCCAGCGTTCAAACGtataaacaaggctgcatggggattTTTGTTAATGCGACTacgtgcagccaatggcaatgtccgctttaggtataatgccgggagccacttgtggatttgTGCGCTCCAATGCATTTTCACTTCCGACATGCCAAAACAATCGCTATGTGGATGTGATTGAATTGAGCCCTGAATATATTAGTATTTACTATACTAACCACTTCTTGTAGGCATACTCCAGGTAAGAGGCAGCAAAGCGCAGCTCATACTCTGTAGCGTACTTGGTGTCATAGATCCCAGCAGGGAACATCTGGGACAAGTCAGCAGTGAAAGTTCCTAGTTTATCTGGCAGTTGGGCATAGAAGCACTGATAAAGGAACACTATGTCAATCAAGCCATTGTGCAGCACCAAAGGCTTGCGAGCCCGTAGGAGTTCCACAAACAGCATCCTCATGTTCATTCCATGGGCATCCACTCCCTGGATACAAGAAAGGAATAGAACACTGGATCACTTCACCACTTGAAGGTAACAATTAGGAATAGTCCACAAAATAAAAGCTGCAGCCTAGTATCGTTTAAACCTGTGCATTTGTCTCTGTGGATCTGAGGGATTAACAACAAAATCTTGATCTCACCCTGTCATTGCCCCTGAGATAAGGGACACCTTCAGCATATTGTTTGTTGAAGTCAAATCCATGTTGCACCAGGAACTGCACGGACTGTGGTTCAATTACGTACTCCTCACTGCAGAGCAATGTCAGGTTGTACACCTGCACAAGGTACGTATCATCATCATCCTGGAAAGAGATCAGACATCAATTAATGTCAAACTGTATATTTAGCTTTCTGAATGTCAATGTGCAAAGGAGACCTTTACCTTGTTTTCAAGTTTCTTATAACAAGCAAACCCAAGGGAGAGAATGGAGCGTGTGCGAGCTGCATTGCATATGGCTTTGTAACGGTCATCTATGCATCTTAAAAATTAAAACAGAGATAGATCCAATGCAACACTTGAGATTGAGATACCATGGTGAAAGTACAATACATAATGAGAAAAAAAACATATTAAACTTCAATTAATAAACAGCCATACTCACTCTGCCAGCAAAGCTTTTCTATTTCCAAGGCCACTCAATTCCTGAAACAAAACATGCAGACAAACAGAATGACATTATTAGTGTCAACAGACCTACATAAAGGTTGTTGGGCCCATATAATTACATATAGAAGCCAATGTACGTAGCTAGCTATTTCTGTCTACTAAACTCGCTGTAGCTTGATGCGACACTTACCGTATCCAGCGCAATGAAGGAGGCCGTCTTGATTGCAAGGACCATAGTAGGCCACAGTTCTTTGAAATTTTCATTCTGCACATCAATAACAGGGACCACCATGGAGGATGTCATAGTTACCTGGTTAATATTTGAGCACAACCAAAATATTCAACGTctgtagcctaatgttagctagctagctagctaaagacaGTGGGATCGAGTAACTAGACTTATTGAATGGCCGGGGAGCTCATTGCATGGTGTTTTCGGTTGTCCAATGAAAGCGTTCTGTTCACTAGTATGCGATATTCTTCACGATGTCCCAGTTGGAAAGATCCAAATTAATGGAGAATATGAAGCGTAATTTAACCTGCAAATATTCTAACGTGGTCTGAATAGGCCCTCTCAGATTTTCCGTCAATACACAAAGGACCACAGTAGGCGTGGAccgtttttgttgttgaaaatatTTGTTTTACCTTTCTGTAATCACTTAATTTTCAATATGGGGACAATTCCGACTAAATATATATGGTGTCTTTTCTTAGTCCCCATAAATCGAATTTTAATGCGTGAGATGTTGTATTTACTTCTCTTGAATAAATATTTGAAGCAGGCAGTTACTTGGATAGCGCATACCGGTGACGCCAGCAAACAACCGTTGGGGCAGGTGCGCCATTTTGGCTCAAACAGTCAGAATTTACTTTCTTTGCAATTTCATCTTTTTTGGCATGCTGCGAACATCGCTTAATATTTTTGTTAATGGTTGGGATGAGATCATGTTTCACCACATTCTGTATTTAGTGTTTTGTTTCCTATGAGAACAAGTGTAACGTTCTGGTAGCATTAGCCTCACCAAGCTATATGCTAGTTAGTTGTGTCGTTCGATTGCATCGCCAACAACACTGGCTGAtggttagcttgttagctacATTTAGCTGTTTTGACTTGTTAGCTCGCTAGATATGGGTGGGTGCTCCGCTCCAAATTGCTCAAACTCAACAACCATTGGGAAGCAACTGTTTCGTTTTCCAAAAGAGCCTATACGTAAGAAGAAATGGCTTGTAAACTGCCGGCGTAATTTTCTACCAACTCCACATTCCAGACTGTGTCAGGCAAGTTTATTATGGGTGGCTAACAttactggctggctagctagctaggtccATCAGTGAACAGTTTCCTAACTCCAAATTAGGACAAAACACGTTGACAAGTTTGCCTACACATTTAATACCATAACGTTATTAGTTAATTGTAGTGCAATATAATGCACCAAGAGAAAATACATCAATAtgtagccagctaacgttaatcATACAGCTATGTCTTGCAGAACCATTTTGAGCTGAGTCAGTTTGAAGAAATCGCCAGGTCGCCAGCAGGGGGAAAGAAGCTGAAACCAAATGCCATCCCCACTCTTTTCAATGTGCGAGATCCACCTTATCCCGTAACCCCACAGATAGTGCTACCACTCAAGCCAGAGCCAGGTAACttaactttttatttatttctcaATCACATTAACATATGTGAAATTAAATATTGATAGATTACCAGATAGCACACAATTGTCAGATAGAAGCCTAATGCAAATGCTGGTCCTGTTGATCTCACACAACTGTTTATTCCTGATCGTAACAGTGGATCAAATGACTGAGTCAAATGTGTTGTTAATGCTCTGTCTATCTAGTGGAGAGGGATCTCAATGTGGGGGATCATGGCTACGCACGACGGCAAACAACTCTGGGCATGGAGGAAGATGATGCTGATGAACTACACAAGGCAGAGGAACGTCCCTGCATCCATTGTCAACATTACAGAACACTGCTGGAACAAGAAATGCAACACACAGCCAGATTACAGAAAGAGGTGTGGTGCTAGCTCCTTTTTCTCAACAATTTCAAAATATTGCCTCATATTAGATGAAACAACTTTCTCCATTCAAACTTTTTCAGTGGAAGTTATTGTTATGCAATGGACCCTTCAATCGTTCAGTTATTAGAATGATTTTACAGGTAAGAACAACAACGTTTTGGGAAAATCTTTGAAAAGACAACACTTCAACATGTATGTT from Salvelinus fontinalis isolate EN_2023a chromosome 26, ASM2944872v1, whole genome shotgun sequence includes:
- the LOC129824040 gene encoding THAP domain-containing protein 1-like, translating into MGGCSAPNCSNSTTIGKQLFRFPKEPIRKKKWLVNCRRNFLPTPHSRLCQNHFELSQFEEIARSPAGGKKLKPNAIPTLFNVRDPPYPVTPQIVLPLKPEPVERDLNVGDHGYARRQTTLGMEEDDADELHKAEERPCIHCQHYRTLLEQEMQHTARLQKEVEGMKKRMFRLDRIERGLQTFLYEDQVRALTLTKRSRRAVWSHETVLKARKIRCAVGGKGYEFLRELGYPLPSYRTLCNRLDNKIMLTTAMGCDELAELGLGIISTCDSPEGDGDDEAFIGVIS